The following are from one region of the Rhea pennata isolate bPtePen1 chromosome 28, bPtePen1.pri, whole genome shotgun sequence genome:
- the ERLIN2 gene encoding erlin-2: protein MAQLGAIAALALSFLAAAFLSAIHKIEEGHIGVYYRGGALLTSTSGPGFHLMLPFITSYKSVQTTLQTDEVKNVPCGTSGGVMIYFDRIEVVNFLIQSAVYDIVKNYTADYDKALIFNKIHHELNQFCSVHTLQEVYIELFDQIDENLKLALQQDLTTMAPGLIIQAVRVTKPNIPETIRRNYELMESEKTKLLIAAQKQKVVEKEAETERKKALIEAEKIAQVAEITYGQKVMEKETEKRISEIEDAAFLAREKARADAECYTAMKVAEANKLKLTPEYLQLMKYKAIAANSKIYFGKDIPNMFMDHAGSQIKLADGLAEGIQDEDGAGTSEDTKLPHNID, encoded by the exons atGGCGCAGCTGGGCGCCATCGCGGCGCTGGCGCTCAGCTTCCTGGCCGCCGCCTTCCTCTCGGCCATCCACAAGATCGAGGAGGGGCACATCGGCGTCTACTACCG CGGCGGGGCGCTGCTGACCTCCACCAGCGGCCCCGGCTTCCACCTCATGCTGCCCTTCATCACCTCCTACAAGTCGGTGCAG ACCACGCTGCAGACAGACGAGGTGAAAAATGTCCCCTGCGGCACCAG TGGCGGAGTGATGATTTATTTTGATAGAATTGAGGTGGTGAATTTTCTGATCCAAAGTGCAG TGTATGACATAGTGAAGAACTACACCGCTGACTATGACAAAGCTCTCATCTTCAATAAGATTCACCATGAGCTGAACCAGTTCTGCAGTGTCCACACACTGCAGGAGGTCTACATTGAGCTGTTCG ATCAGATTGATGAAAACCTTAAACTGGCCTTGCAGCAAGATCTAACTACAATGGCCCCGGGATTAATTATACAG GCAGTTCGAGTTACAAAGCCAAACATCCCTGAAACGATCCGGAGGAATTATGAGCTGAT GGAGAGTGAGAAGACAAAGTTGCTGATTgcagcacagaaacagaaggtggtggagaaggaagcagagacGGAAAGGAAGAAGGCCCTCATTG aggcagaaaaaattGCACAAGTTGCTGAAATAACTTACGGACAGAAAGTgatggaaaaggaaacagagaagcGAATTTCAGAGATTGAAG atgcTGCATTTCTTGCAAGAGAGAAGGCAAGAGCTGATGCTGAGTGCTATACGGCTATGAAAGTAGCTGAGGCTAACAAG cTGAAGTTAACTCCTGAGTATTTGCAACTGATGAAATATAAGGCTATTGCAGCTAACAGCAAGATATATTTTGGCAAAGATATTCCCAACATGTTCATGGACCATGCAGGAAGCCAGATCAAACTTGCAGATGGACTAGCAGAAGGAATCCAAGATGAAGATGGGGCAGGAACCAGTGAGGATACAAAACTGCCTCATAACATCGACTGA